A genome region from Sphingobium sp. WTD-1 includes the following:
- the ybaL gene encoding YbaL family putative K(+) efflux transporter, with translation MPHHTPLIGTIVAGLVVAFIMGAIAHRLKLSPLVGYLVAGIMVGPFTPGFVADSGLANELAEIGVILLMFGVGLHFSLKDLLSVKAIAVPGAIVQIAVATLLGMGLGYLMGWPLMGGLVFGLALSVASTVVLLRALQGADLVETRRGRIAVGWLIVEDLVMVLALVLLPALAGVMNNADAGGGASALIAPLVGTLLKVVGFVVLMLVVGRRLIPWALHWVVHSGSRELFRLAVLAIALGVAFGAAIVFDVSFALGAFFAGMILGETPLSRRATEETLPLRDAFAVLFFVSVGMLFNPAVVVEQPLPLLATVLIIVVGKSIAAWGIVRAFGHPNVTALTIAASLAQIGEFSFILASLGAGLGVLPAEARDLILAGAIVSIFINPILFSLIVRDHKKEEDEAQADTATDQPRLGHVILVGYGRVGKLIAKRLAERHVQFVVIEGDPERVEEAEEAGLSVVRGNALEDRHLLAAGICEARYLLIAVPEGFEGGAINEHARHLNPNLQVIARAHSDAEVAHLEALGVRHVVMGERELAGRMLQLCGVG, from the coding sequence ATGCCCCACCACACGCCCCTTATCGGGACGATCGTTGCCGGCCTTGTCGTGGCCTTCATCATGGGCGCCATTGCCCATCGCCTGAAATTATCGCCGCTGGTCGGCTATCTGGTCGCCGGCATCATGGTCGGCCCCTTCACCCCCGGCTTCGTCGCCGACAGCGGCCTGGCCAATGAACTGGCCGAAATCGGCGTCATCTTGCTGATGTTCGGCGTCGGCCTGCATTTCTCGCTCAAGGATCTTCTGTCGGTCAAGGCGATCGCCGTGCCCGGCGCGATCGTGCAGATTGCGGTCGCGACCCTGCTCGGCATGGGGCTTGGCTATCTGATGGGCTGGCCGCTGATGGGCGGGCTGGTCTTTGGCCTGGCTTTGTCGGTCGCCAGCACGGTCGTGCTGCTGCGGGCGTTGCAGGGGGCGGACCTGGTGGAAACCCGGCGCGGCCGGATCGCGGTCGGCTGGCTGATCGTCGAGGATCTGGTGATGGTCCTTGCCCTCGTCCTTTTGCCGGCGCTGGCGGGGGTGATGAACAATGCCGATGCGGGCGGCGGGGCAAGCGCGCTGATCGCGCCGCTGGTCGGCACCTTGCTCAAGGTCGTCGGCTTCGTCGTGCTGATGCTGGTTGTCGGCCGCCGTCTCATCCCCTGGGCGCTGCACTGGGTGGTGCATAGCGGATCGCGCGAACTGTTCCGCCTCGCCGTGCTGGCGATTGCGCTGGGTGTCGCTTTCGGTGCCGCCATCGTGTTCGACGTGTCCTTCGCGCTGGGCGCCTTCTTTGCCGGCATGATCCTGGGCGAAACGCCGCTCAGCCGTCGCGCGACCGAGGAGACGCTGCCGCTGCGCGACGCCTTTGCGGTGCTGTTCTTCGTGTCGGTCGGCATGTTGTTCAACCCCGCGGTGGTGGTGGAACAGCCGCTGCCGCTGCTGGCCACGGTCCTCATCATCGTCGTCGGCAAGTCGATCGCCGCCTGGGGCATCGTCCGTGCCTTTGGCCATCCCAATGTCACGGCGCTGACGATCGCCGCCAGCCTGGCGCAGATCGGCGAATTTTCCTTCATCCTGGCGTCGCTGGGGGCGGGGCTGGGCGTCTTGCCGGCCGAGGCACGCGACCTGATCCTTGCCGGTGCGATCGTGTCGATCTTCATCAACCCGATTCTCTTCTCGCTGATCGTGCGCGATCACAAGAAGGAGGAGGATGAGGCGCAGGCCGACACTGCGACCGATCAGCCGCGCCTCGGCCATGTCATCCTGGTCGGCTATGGCCGGGTCGGCAAGCTGATCGCCAAGCGCTTGGCCGAGCGCCATGTCCAGTTTGTGGTGATCGAGGGCGATCCCGAACGGGTCGAGGAAGCGGAGGAGGCCGGCCTGTCGGTGGTGCGCGGCAATGCGCTGGAGGACCGGCATCTGCTGGCCGCAGGCATATGCGAGGCGCGCTATTTGCTGATCGCGGTGCCCGAAGGGTTCGAGGGCGGCGCGATCAACGAGCATGCCCGCCATCTCAACCCCAATCTGCAGGTGATCGCCCGCGCCCATAGCGATGCCGAGGTCGCGCATCTTGAAGCGCTGGGCGTGCGCCATGTCGTGATGGGCGAGCGTGAATTGGCCGGGCGCATGCTGCAGCTTTGCGGCGTCGGCTGA
- a CDS encoding DEAD/DEAH box helicase — protein sequence MSFEHLPAMLAQALTTKGYESLTPVQSEVTQDEAQGRDLLVSAQTGSGKTVAFGLAMAAELLTGGDKLPVAGLPLALVIAPTRELALQVSRELEWLYGAARARIATCVGGMDAAKERRALSHGAHIVVGTPGRLRDHLERGALDLSGMRTVVLDEADEMLDMGFREDLEGILDSAPEDRRTLLFSATMPKPIVAMAKRYQSDALRISTVGEERGHGDISYQAVTVAPSDIENAVVNLLRYHEAETAILFCATRDNVRHLHSSLTERGFAAVALSGEHSQNERNHALQALRDKRARVCVATDVAARGIDLPSLTLVVHVELPRDAETMQHRSGRTGRAGKKGTAVLIVPYPRRRRVESMLRGAKIPVEWGTPPSKEAILEQDNARLRSTLMEKAELDEADWALGAELLAEKSAKEIAAMLVKSARASLPAPEELLDRSEAPPRQEGPRPGFEDTQWFRMDIGRRQNADPRWILPLICRRGHVSRGDIGAIRITTNETMFEIPRAIASRFMSAVKRSGEANDEGADVAFEMIDGAPREQARDNRRQGNRSNDRGPRPAGYAPRPFKGGPKRPGGPRKPRG from the coding sequence ATGTCTTTTGAACATCTCCCCGCCATGCTCGCCCAGGCGCTGACCACCAAGGGTTATGAGAGCCTGACCCCGGTCCAGTCCGAAGTGACGCAGGATGAAGCGCAGGGCCGCGACCTGCTGGTGTCGGCGCAGACCGGCTCGGGCAAGACCGTCGCCTTCGGCCTGGCCATGGCCGCCGAACTGCTGACCGGTGGCGACAAGCTACCCGTCGCCGGCCTGCCGCTGGCGCTGGTGATCGCGCCGACGCGCGAACTGGCGCTGCAGGTCAGCCGCGAGCTGGAATGGCTCTATGGCGCCGCCCGCGCCCGCATCGCCACCTGCGTCGGCGGCATGGACGCCGCCAAGGAACGCCGCGCGCTCAGCCATGGCGCCCATATCGTCGTCGGCACTCCCGGCCGCCTGCGCGACCATCTGGAACGCGGCGCGCTGGACCTGTCGGGAATGCGCACCGTCGTCCTCGACGAAGCGGACGAAATGCTCGACATGGGCTTCCGCGAGGATCTGGAAGGCATATTGGACAGCGCGCCGGAAGATCGCCGCACCCTGCTGTTCTCGGCCACCATGCCCAAGCCGATCGTCGCGATGGCCAAGCGCTATCAGTCGGACGCGCTGCGCATCTCGACCGTGGGCGAAGAACGCGGCCATGGCGACATCAGCTACCAGGCCGTCACCGTCGCCCCGTCGGACATCGAGAATGCGGTGGTCAACCTGCTGCGCTATCATGAAGCCGAAACCGCGATCCTGTTCTGCGCTACCCGCGACAATGTCCGCCACCTGCATAGCAGCCTGACCGAGCGCGGCTTCGCCGCCGTGGCGCTGTCGGGCGAGCATAGCCAGAATGAGCGCAACCACGCGCTCCAGGCGCTGCGCGACAAGCGCGCGCGCGTCTGCGTCGCCACCGACGTCGCCGCACGCGGCATCGACCTGCCCAGCCTGACGCTGGTGGTCCATGTCGAACTGCCGCGCGACGCCGAGACGATGCAGCACCGTTCGGGCCGCACCGGTCGCGCCGGCAAGAAGGGCACCGCCGTCCTGATCGTCCCCTATCCGCGTCGCCGCCGTGTCGAATCGATGCTGCGTGGCGCCAAGATCCCGGTCGAATGGGGCACCCCGCCCAGCAAGGAAGCGATCCTGGAACAGGACAATGCCCGCCTGCGCTCGACCCTGATGGAAAAGGCCGAGCTGGACGAGGCCGATTGGGCACTGGGCGCCGAGCTGCTGGCGGAAAAGTCGGCCAAGGAAATCGCCGCGATGCTGGTGAAGAGCGCCCGCGCCTCGCTGCCCGCGCCCGAGGAACTGCTGGACCGCAGCGAAGCGCCGCCACGCCAGGAAGGACCGCGTCCGGGATTCGAGGATACCCAGTGGTTCCGCATGGACATCGGCCGTCGCCAGAATGCCGATCCGCGCTGGATCCTGCCGCTGATCTGCCGTCGTGGCCATGTGTCGCGCGGCGACATCGGCGCGATCCGCATCACCACCAACGAAACCATGTTCGAAATCCCGCGGGCGATCGCCAGCCGCTTCATGTCGGCCGTCAAGCGCTCGGGCGAGGCCAATGACGAGGGCGCCGACGTGGCGTTCGAGATGATCGACGGCGCCCCGCGCGAGCAGGCCCGCGACAATCGCCGCCAGGGCAACCGTTCGAACGACCGTGGGCCGCGCCCGGCCGGCTACGCGCCCCGCCCCTTCAAGGGCGGCCCCAAGCGCCCCGGCGGCCCGCGCAAGCCGCGCGGCTAA
- the rplA gene encoding 50S ribosomal protein L1, with translation MAKLTKKAKALATAIDREKLHGVDEALGLIKTHATAKFDESVEIAINLGVDPRHADQMVRGVVTLPAGTGKDVRVAVFARNDKAQQALDAGADIVGAEDLLESIQAGNIDFQRVIATPDMMGLVGRLGKVLGPKGLMPNPKLGTVTPNVAEAVKAAKGGQIEFRVEKAGIIHAGLGKSSFSAEDLRKNFDAFVDAIVKAKPSGSKGKYVRKIALSSSMGPGVKVDVAEVASI, from the coding sequence ATGGCAAAGCTGACCAAGAAGGCGAAGGCCCTGGCGACCGCGATCGACCGCGAAAAGCTGCACGGCGTTGACGAGGCACTGGGCCTGATCAAGACCCACGCCACCGCCAAGTTCGACGAAAGCGTCGAAATCGCGATCAACCTGGGCGTTGACCCGCGTCACGCCGACCAGATGGTCCGTGGCGTCGTCACCCTGCCCGCCGGCACCGGCAAGGACGTTCGCGTCGCCGTGTTCGCCCGCAACGACAAGGCCCAGCAGGCGCTCGACGCCGGTGCCGACATCGTGGGCGCCGAAGACCTGCTCGAATCGATCCAGGCCGGCAACATCGACTTCCAGCGCGTCATCGCCACCCCCGACATGATGGGTCTGGTGGGTCGCCTGGGTAAGGTTCTGGGTCCGAAGGGCCTGATGCCGAACCCGAAGCTGGGCACCGTCACGCCGAACGTCGCCGAAGCCGTGAAGGCCGCCAAGGGTGGTCAGATCGAATTCCGCGTCGAAAAGGCCGGCATCATCCACGCTGGCCTCGGCAAGTCGAGCTTCTCGGCTGAAGACCTGCGCAAGAATTTCGACGCGTTCGTCGACGCGATCGTCAAGGCGAAGCCCTCGGGCTCGAAGGGCAAGTATGTCCGCAAGATCGCCCTGTCGTCGTCGATGGGTCCGGGCGTGAAGGTCGACGTGGCCGAAGTCGCCTCGATCTGA
- the rplK gene encoding 50S ribosomal protein L11, which produces MAKKITGYIKLQVPAGAANPSPPIGPALGQRGVNIMEFCKAFNASTEKMDKGTPLPTIITVYADRSFTFVTKQPPATYLIKKAVNLKSGSKEPGKVVAGKITRAQLAEIAQAKMADLNANDIDAATKIIEGSARAMGLEVVEG; this is translated from the coding sequence ATGGCCAAGAAGATTACGGGCTATATCAAGCTCCAGGTGCCCGCCGGAGCCGCCAACCCCTCGCCGCCGATCGGCCCTGCCCTAGGTCAGCGCGGCGTGAACATCATGGAATTCTGCAAGGCGTTCAACGCTTCGACGGAAAAGATGGACAAGGGCACCCCGCTGCCGACCATCATCACCGTCTATGCGGACCGTTCGTTCACCTTCGTGACGAAGCAGCCGCCGGCCACCTACCTGATCAAGAAGGCCGTCAACCTGAAGTCGGGCTCGAAGGAGCCGGGCAAGGTCGTCGCTGGCAAGATCACCCGCGCCCAGCTCGCCGAAATCGCCCAGGCGAAGATGGCTGACCTGAACGCGAACGACATCGACGCTGCAACGAAGATCATCGAAGGTTCCGCTCGCGCGATGGGCCTCGAAGTGGTGGAGGGCTAA
- the nusG gene encoding transcription termination/antitermination protein NusG, with translation MARWYIIHAYSGFENKVKESILTEAERMGLSQLVEQVEVPTETVTEVKRGKKVLVERKFMPGYVLAKLAMNDDVYHLVKNTPKVTGFLGSSGKPQAISESEAARYFGAQKEAAAAPKHKVNVDYEIGDSVKVLDGPFASFNGVVEELDFEKNRVKVSVSIFGRATPVELDFEQVELSK, from the coding sequence ATGGCGCGCTGGTACATCATCCACGCCTATTCGGGCTTCGAGAACAAGGTCAAGGAATCGATCCTGACCGAGGCCGAGCGCATGGGCCTGTCGCAACTGGTCGAGCAGGTCGAAGTGCCGACCGAGACCGTCACCGAGGTGAAGCGCGGGAAGAAGGTGCTGGTCGAACGCAAGTTCATGCCCGGCTACGTCCTCGCCAAGCTGGCGATGAACGACGACGTCTATCACCTCGTCAAGAACACACCCAAGGTCACCGGCTTCCTGGGTTCGAGCGGCAAGCCACAGGCGATCAGCGAGAGCGAAGCCGCCCGCTATTTCGGCGCCCAGAAGGAAGCCGCCGCCGCCCCCAAGCACAAGGTCAATGTCGATTACGAAATCGGCGACAGCGTCAAGGTGTTGGACGGCCCCTTCGCCAGCTTCAACGGCGTGGTCGAGGAACTGGATTTCGAAAAGAACCGGGTCAAGGTGTCGGTGTCGATCTTCGGTCGCGCCACCCCGGTGGAACTGGACTTCGAACAGGTCGAACTGTCGAAGTAA
- the secE gene encoding preprotein translocase subunit SecE has protein sequence MAKTSPSEFVNQVKTEWSKIAWPTRRETLMTAVLVVIMTSLLGIFFFGIDTFFGAIVQWLLSLASGR, from the coding sequence ATGGCGAAGACTTCTCCGAGTGAGTTCGTCAATCAGGTCAAGACCGAATGGTCGAAAATTGCGTGGCCGACCCGTCGCGAAACATTGATGACCGCCGTCCTGGTCGTCATCATGACCTCATTGCTTGGCATCTTCTTCTTCGGTATCGACACCTTCTTCGGTGCGATTGTCCAGTGGCTGCTGAGCCTCGCATCGGGTCGTTGA